In a single window of the Flavobacterium ammoniigenes genome:
- a CDS encoding superoxide dismutase, producing MKKHFLKVICVAFFFIVFACNKKKLTEVVEVPLPSAEEKITMGIPDDVKANDGSFQLEKLAIGYDALAPNLSAITLENHYSKHYLSYTNKLNEAIAGTNLENLTIEEVLSQLDTNNEEQKNNAGGYYNHSLYFECIGVKSAGQPKDSLASAIEKDFDSFDNFTTQFKGEATKLFGSGWVWLIVDRSGKLQITSTANQDNPLMRNAKVQGKPILALDVWEHAYYLDYQYKRKNYIDAFFKVINWRKVEENYEEAIAE from the coding sequence ATGAAAAAGCACTTTTTAAAAGTTATTTGTGTAGCATTCTTTTTTATTGTATTTGCTTGTAACAAGAAAAAATTAACCGAAGTAGTTGAAGTTCCTTTGCCAAGTGCAGAAGAGAAAATTACCATGGGAATTCCTGATGACGTTAAGGCAAACGATGGTTCGTTCCAATTGGAAAAATTAGCAATTGGCTACGATGCTTTGGCTCCCAATCTATCGGCAATTACTTTAGAAAATCACTATTCTAAACACTATTTATCGTATACCAACAAACTGAACGAAGCCATTGCTGGAACTAATTTAGAGAACCTTACTATAGAAGAAGTATTGTCCCAATTGGATACCAATAATGAAGAACAAAAAAACAATGCTGGCGGATACTACAATCATTCCTTATATTTTGAATGTATTGGCGTAAAATCTGCTGGGCAACCAAAAGATTCATTGGCATCAGCAATCGAAAAAGATTTCGACTCATTTGATAATTTTACAACGCAATTTAAAGGCGAAGCAACCAAATTGTTTGGTTCAGGTTGGGTGTGGTTAATTGTAGATCGTTCTGGAAAATTACAAATTACTAGTACTGCCAATCAGGATAATCCACTTATGCGAAATGCTAAAGTACAAGGAAAACCCATCTTAGCGTTAGACGTTTGGGAACACGCCTATTATTTGGATTACCAATACAAACGAAAAAACTACATTGATGCCTTTTTTAAAGTGATCAACTGGAGAAAAGTAGAAGAAAATTACGAAGAAGCTATTGCTGAATAG
- a CDS encoding acyl-CoA-binding protein, translated as MIENDLDNRFDEAVAAASKMTQDSLPQDVQLRLYAFYKQATFGSAEYNQSENFDLRNAFKTNAWMQISHLSIEEAKENYIEIINSLLKK; from the coding sequence ATGATTGAAAATGATTTAGATAATAGATTCGATGAAGCTGTTGCGGCAGCTTCTAAAATGACGCAAGACTCATTACCTCAAGATGTGCAATTGCGTTTGTATGCTTTTTACAAACAGGCTACCTTTGGTTCAGCCGAATACAATCAATCTGAAAATTTTGATTTAAGAAATGCTTTCAAAACTAATGCTTGGATGCAAATTAGTCATCTGTCTATAGAAGAAGCCAAGGAAAACTATATTGAAATCATTAATTCTTTATTGAAAAAATAA
- a CDS encoding phosphatidylserine decarboxylase family protein, giving the protein MFHKEGTPSILLGTCITAIAVLASDTLIDINWIKMAIQMIAILFLIIILQFFRNPKRNFILNEDHILSPVDGKVVVIEEVFEAEYFKDKRIQVSIFMSPINVHVTRYPLGGIVKFSKYHPGKFLVAWHPKASEENERTTIVVENKSFGEVLYRQIAGALAKRIVNYAEEGMQVIQGTDAGFIKFGSRVDLFLPLGTPINVVLNQKAIGGKTVIATKA; this is encoded by the coding sequence ATGTTTCATAAAGAGGGAACCCCGTCAATATTATTAGGTACATGTATTACTGCTATTGCTGTATTAGCAAGCGATACTTTAATTGACATCAATTGGATCAAGATGGCTATACAAATGATTGCCATTCTGTTTTTAATTATTATCCTACAATTTTTTAGAAATCCAAAACGTAACTTTATTTTAAACGAAGATCACATTTTATCTCCTGTAGATGGGAAAGTAGTGGTAATTGAAGAAGTGTTTGAAGCCGAATATTTTAAAGACAAACGCATACAGGTTTCTATTTTTATGTCGCCGATAAACGTTCATGTAACGCGCTATCCCTTGGGAGGCATTGTAAAGTTTAGCAAATACCATCCAGGTAAATTTTTAGTTGCTTGGCATCCTAAGGCTAGTGAAGAAAATGAAAGAACGACTATTGTAGTTGAAAATAAATCTTTTGGAGAAGTTTTATACCGACAAATTGCGGGTGCTTTAGCTAAGCGAATTGTAAACTATGCCGAAGAAGGCATGCAAGTAATCCAAGGAACTGATGCTGGTTTTATCAAATTTGGATCTCGTGTAGATTTATTTTTACCTTTAGGCACACCAATTAATGTAGTATTAAATCAAAAAGCCATTGGCGGAAAAACAGTTATTGCAACCAAAGCGTAA
- a CDS encoding phosphatidate cytidylyltransferase, whose protein sequence is MNETLKRLISGVVYITLLLSCILYSTESFILLFGIFLVIATFEYANLVKINTILPVSVVTLSYSIISLISYYSKETDNYLSFLREKPTQLGVDLEQLNLVLLIITLVVLIKCILFLFNNKEQTISKLWKYLYLVGYILLPFIFIVKISFGINDYNPKIIIGLFILIWTNDTFAYLVGKSMGKHKLYERISPKKTIEGFLGGVVFAVFAGYLISKLYIKPNPNFSDTSILIWTMIALIVGVFGTIGDLIESKFKRIAEVKDSGKIMPGHGGVLDRLDSVIFVAPIVYLFYQILSYVS, encoded by the coding sequence ATCCTATTATTTGGAATTTTTTTAGTAATCGCTACATTTGAATACGCCAATTTAGTTAAAATTAATACGATTTTACCTGTATCAGTTGTTACACTTTCCTATAGTATCATCAGTTTAATTAGCTATTACTCCAAAGAAACTGATAATTACTTATCCTTTCTTCGCGAAAAACCTACCCAATTAGGTGTTGACCTAGAACAGTTAAACCTTGTCCTTTTAATAATCACTCTTGTTGTACTTATTAAATGCATATTATTTTTATTCAATAATAAAGAACAAACTATCAGCAAACTTTGGAAATACTTGTATTTAGTGGGGTACATACTATTACCTTTCATATTTATCGTCAAAATATCTTTTGGAATAAATGATTACAATCCAAAAATTATTATTGGTCTTTTTATCTTGATTTGGACCAATGACACCTTTGCCTATTTGGTAGGAAAATCAATGGGAAAACATAAATTGTACGAACGTATTTCACCAAAAAAAACCATCGAAGGATTTTTGGGAGGGGTCGTATTTGCAGTTTTTGCTGGTTATTTAATTTCAAAGTTATACATCAAGCCTAATCCAAATTTTAGTGACACTTCCATTTTAATATGGACTATGATTGCTTTAATTGTAGGTGTTTTTGGAACTATAGGAGACTTAATCGAATCCAAATTCAAGCGAATTGCTGAAGTAAAAGACAGCGGTAAAATAATGCCTGGGCATGGAGGGGTCTTAGATCGTTTAGATAGTGTTATATTTGTAGCACCAATTGTATATTTATTTTATCAAATTTTATCATATGTTTCATAA